Proteins encoded together in one Caldicellulosiruptor saccharolyticus DSM 8903 window:
- the istA gene encoding IS21-like element ISCsa9 family transposase, producing the protein MHTTIYTLFKRGYNKSQIARLLDVDRKTVRKVIHDIEQKGEVERKSKGSVLDNYREFIEVKVNKGLSAKKIHQDLKAEFGFEGSYSNVRRYVQKVKQKIANSKVYMVLTTLPAEEAQVDFGYIGKIKVDGKFKKAWVFTMVLSYSRYMYAEIVFEQTVETFIQCHKNAFKYFGGVVEVVKIDNLKAGVLNVDFYEAQIQKDYASFASHYGFLPQPCRVYTPTDKGKVESAIKYVKQNCFSGEEFKDIDEAREYLKNWLDNVANVRVHGTTKKVPKEVFISEEKEKLIALPVEEYYISRSSIHKVATNCHLIYKGNYYSVPYEYAGGEVEVVEIGSFLRVFFEGKEIALHQIVKNNEKGKYVTNKEHYPSSKNITIEDIMSRQREQMAEIGEWALKFFEEFTEQEGFKKYDYRSISGIIALKERYGSKMVDNACKRALKFRGLSYKLVKNICEKGISDLPEYEDESYINEERTELYRDIREYDKLLEIGELQR; encoded by the coding sequence ATGCACACAACAATCTACACACTTTTCAAACGGGGATACAACAAAAGTCAAATAGCAAGATTGTTAGACGTGGATAGAAAAACTGTTAGAAAAGTAATCCATGACATTGAACAGAAAGGAGAAGTCGAGAGAAAATCAAAAGGTTCTGTATTAGATAATTACAGGGAGTTCATTGAGGTAAAGGTTAATAAAGGACTTTCAGCAAAGAAAATACATCAAGACTTGAAAGCGGAATTTGGTTTTGAAGGAAGCTACTCGAATGTAAGAAGATATGTCCAAAAGGTAAAACAAAAGATAGCAAATTCAAAGGTGTACATGGTTTTAACAACACTGCCTGCAGAAGAAGCTCAAGTTGATTTTGGATATATAGGCAAGATAAAAGTTGATGGCAAATTCAAAAAAGCATGGGTATTTACAATGGTTTTAAGTTATTCAAGATATATGTATGCAGAGATAGTATTTGAGCAGACAGTTGAAACATTTATACAGTGTCATAAGAACGCATTTAAGTATTTTGGTGGGGTAGTAGAAGTTGTAAAGATAGACAACTTAAAAGCAGGTGTATTGAATGTTGATTTTTATGAGGCGCAAATACAAAAAGATTATGCAAGTTTTGCAAGCCACTATGGATTTTTACCTCAGCCATGTAGGGTATACACACCGACTGATAAAGGCAAAGTAGAATCAGCAATTAAGTATGTTAAGCAAAATTGTTTTTCTGGGGAAGAATTTAAGGATATTGATGAGGCGAGGGAGTATTTAAAAAACTGGCTTGACAATGTAGCAAATGTGAGAGTACATGGCACAACCAAGAAAGTTCCCAAAGAAGTTTTCATCTCAGAAGAGAAAGAGAAGTTAATAGCTCTTCCTGTTGAGGAATATTACATATCAAGAAGTTCAATTCATAAAGTAGCTACTAACTGTCATCTCATATACAAAGGGAACTATTATTCAGTGCCATATGAGTATGCAGGAGGTGAAGTAGAGGTAGTTGAGATTGGCAGTTTTTTGAGGGTGTTCTTTGAGGGTAAAGAAATAGCCCTTCATCAGATTGTCAAAAACAATGAGAAGGGCAAATACGTAACCAACAAAGAACACTATCCCTCGTCTAAGAATATAACAATTGAGGATATAATGTCAAGACAGAGGGAGCAAATGGCAGAAATTGGGGAGTGGGCGTTGAAGTTTTTTGAAGAATTTACCGAGCAAGAAGGATTTAAGAAGTATGACTACAGAAGCATAAGTGGGATAATAGCATTAAAAGAAAGATATGGATCAAAGATGGTAGACAATGCGTGTAAGAGGGCTTTAAAATTCAGAGGATTGAGTTACAAGCTTGTGAAGAATATATGTGAAAAAGGGATAAGCGATTTACCTGAGTATGAAGATGAGAGCTATATTAATGAGGAAAGAACAGAGCTTTACAGGGATATCAGGGAATATGACAAATTGCTTGAGATAGGAGAATTGCAAAGATGA
- a CDS encoding protein-export chaperone SecB, producing MFNWENIIFHPIQLVKTELIKLRTEKLKDIEPIKFRNIPFLLEVKSWSEAVDNANGNMYVALRLGVTEENEKIFEIEVVYKGSCICNDASISKEDFQKFLEIQSLRFLWPYLREVVSDVMSKMGLIPQPLPTIDILNTLKKNMNSGEIERDERPD from the coding sequence ATGTTCAATTGGGAAAATATTATTTTCCATCCAATTCAGCTTGTTAAGACTGAACTGATAAAATTAAGAACAGAAAAACTAAAGGATATAGAACCAATTAAATTCAGAAATATTCCATTTTTACTTGAGGTAAAAAGTTGGAGTGAAGCTGTTGATAATGCAAATGGTAATATGTATGTTGCTTTACGATTAGGAGTAACAGAGGAAAACGAAAAGATATTTGAAATTGAAGTGGTCTACAAAGGCAGCTGTATTTGTAATGATGCGTCAATATCGAAAGAAGATTTTCAAAAATTTTTGGAAATTCAAAGTTTAAGATTTTTATGGCCATACTTAAGGGAGGTAGTTTCCGACGTGATGAGCAAAATGGGTCTGATACCTCAACCTTTACCTACAATTGATATTTTAAACACTTTAAAGAAAAATATGAATAGTGGAGAGATAGAAAGGGATGAAAGGCCAGATTAG
- a CDS encoding DUF488 domain-containing protein, whose translation MIFLEVLKSFRISILVDIITNPFSRFVLEYRKENLEKALKQANIGYIFLGNILGRKLETPSFYTPDGYWNYNVINQVNGG comes from the coding sequence ATGATTTTTTTAGAGGTACTTAAAAGTTTCAGAATTTCTATACTTGTAGATATAATAACAAATCCTTTTTCAAGATTCGTTCTAGAGTATAGAAAAGAAAATTTAGAAAAAGCTTTAAAACAGGCAAATATTGGCTATATTTTTCTTGGGAATATCCTTGGCAGAAAGTTGGAAACTCCTTCTTTCTATACCCCCGATGGTTACTGGAATTACAACGTAATTAATCAAGTCAATGGAGGTTAA
- a CDS encoding nucleotidyltransferase domain-containing protein encodes MVKKIDSRVKNTIMEYISKLKKEINVIDVYLFGSYAKGNYHNDSDIDIAVISDQFKGDCIEDRLLLMRLRRDIDLRIEPHPFRPEDFTDEDPFVKEIKEYGIRIPF; translated from the coding sequence ATGGTTAAAAAGATTGATTCAAGAGTAAAAAATACAATTATGGAATATATTAGTAAACTCAAAAAAGAAATAAATGTTATTGATGTATATCTATTTGGTTCATATGCAAAAGGAAATTATCATAATGATAGCGACATTGATATTGCAGTAATTTCTGACCAGTTCAAAGGTGACTGCATTGAAGATAGATTATTATTAATGCGACTTAGAAGAGATATCGACCTTAGGATTGAACCTCATCCTTTTAGACCTGAGGATTTTACTGATGAAGACCCTTTTGTAAAAGAGATTAAAGAGTATGGGATTCGAATACCATTTTAA
- a CDS encoding HEPN domain-containing protein translates to MSFLKKEEIIQYWIDSALDDYKTMKHLFESEDYLWCLFMCHIIVEKLLKALYVKNIEIIPPKTHDLLFLAKKTQLPLDTSMADFFDLLTTFNINTRYPDYKREFHKKCTREYTQNIIEKVEDVIEWLKRLIQE, encoded by the coding sequence GTGAGCTTTTTGAAAAAAGAAGAAATAATTCAGTACTGGATTGATTCGGCACTTGACGATTACAAGACCATGAAGCATTTATTTGAAAGTGAGGACTATCTTTGGTGTTTATTTATGTGCCATATAATTGTCGAGAAATTATTAAAAGCTTTATACGTCAAAAATATTGAAATAATTCCTCCAAAAACACATGATTTATTGTTTCTTGCAAAGAAAACACAACTTCCTTTGGACACTTCTATGGCAGATTTTTTTGACCTTCTTACAACTTTTAATATAAATACAAGGTATCCTGATTATAAAAGAGAATTTCACAAAAAATGCACACGAGAATACACACAAAATATAATTGAAAAAGTGGAGGATGTTATAGAATGGTTAAAAAGATTGATTCAAGAGTAA
- a CDS encoding flagellar protein FlaG produces the protein MVVDGIGVKAVDISNTVSRVQDTKTKLENIEVNLQEEKGINKEEVNDKLADKNSRKELDEDTLIKMINQANKAFEAKYTRLEFSIHKETHEIVVKVYDKETNELIREIPPEKILDIIAKLWELAGIFVDERR, from the coding sequence ATGGTTGTTGATGGCATTGGAGTCAAGGCCGTTGATATATCAAATACAGTTTCAAGAGTTCAAGACACCAAAACAAAACTTGAGAATATCGAAGTTAATTTGCAAGAAGAGAAGGGTATAAACAAAGAAGAAGTTAATGATAAGCTTGCAGACAAGAACAGCAGAAAAGAACTTGATGAAGATACACTTATTAAAATGATAAATCAGGCAAATAAAGCGTTTGAGGCAAAGTACACAAGGCTTGAGTTTTCGATACACAAGGAGACACATGAAATTGTTGTAAAAGTATATGATAAAGAGACAAATGAACTTATAAGAGAAATACCTCCAGAGAAGATTTTGGATATAATTGCAAAGCTTTGGGAGCTTGCAGGCATTTTTGTGGATGAGAGAAGATAG
- the fliD gene encoding flagellar filament capping protein FliD: MNISSTTSTSYTNPYNVYKYYTRIGGLASGLDTDSIIQGLMSIQKARYNKLYQQHQLLQWQREDYMNMAKEISSFRDYIFNLKLSSNFVKFKATGPAIDGGYINVTGTANALEGNYEITINSIAKPSTMVLSNISATFDKLKSNNISTLYVSISTQTDADINTLDYVTVKLSTTQPSTSDYITIDVTKFSDANSFAAELVSKLNSTGTVSAYYDSTLGKLLVTTKQTGLIELKLDRTGDQNLSDLTDSTTQGTNAEVTINDLSRNVTYSSLKYSRNSFSFLGMVITLNKDTAGTKVGFTVSKDIDAIVNNIKDFINKYNELVSKIYSKITEKRNRDYPPLTEDQKAQMKEEDIKKWEEAAKKGLLNNDPILSSFLNNMRYYLYKAVPGLPSSLDVITEAGIETFSYFESKEGKLYIKDEGKLREAISNNLDAFVKLFTYTDSDPDTPIENQGILQRFYKLANDTLKKIYDTAGKPYFTSYYDPNSYIGKQLRSIADQMNAEQERLKQIEDRYYRQFTQLERLIAQMNTQSSWLSQQFSGK; the protein is encoded by the coding sequence ATGAATATAAGCTCAACGACCTCTACGAGTTACACAAATCCCTACAATGTTTACAAATATTACACAAGAATCGGTGGACTTGCCAGCGGGCTTGATACAGACTCAATTATACAAGGCTTAATGAGTATTCAGAAAGCAAGATATAATAAACTATATCAACAGCATCAGCTTCTTCAATGGCAAAGAGAAGATTATATGAATATGGCAAAAGAAATCTCAAGTTTTAGAGATTATATATTTAATCTTAAGCTTTCAAGTAACTTTGTTAAATTCAAAGCAACAGGTCCGGCAATTGATGGCGGCTATATAAATGTTACTGGAACGGCCAATGCTTTAGAGGGTAATTATGAAATAACAATAAATAGTATCGCAAAACCTTCTACGATGGTGCTTTCAAATATTTCTGCAACTTTTGATAAGCTAAAATCTAATAATATCAGCACACTATATGTCAGTATTAGCACTCAAACAGACGCCGATATAAATACCTTGGATTATGTAACAGTAAAACTTTCAACTACTCAACCATCCACCTCTGATTATATAACTATAGATGTGACAAAATTTTCTGATGCAAATAGTTTTGCAGCAGAGTTAGTATCCAAACTAAATTCTACTGGCACAGTGAGTGCTTATTATGATTCGACATTGGGAAAACTTCTTGTTACCACAAAACAAACTGGTTTAATAGAACTTAAGTTAGATAGAACCGGAGACCAAAACTTATCAGATCTGACAGATAGTACAACACAAGGAACTAATGCAGAAGTGACTATCAATGATTTGTCAAGAAATGTTACTTATTCAAGTTTAAAATATTCCAGAAATTCATTTAGTTTTTTAGGAATGGTTATAACGTTGAATAAAGATACGGCTGGGACAAAAGTGGGATTTACTGTTTCTAAAGACATTGATGCGATTGTAAATAATATAAAGGACTTTATAAATAAGTATAATGAATTGGTTAGCAAGATTTACAGCAAAATTACAGAAAAAAGAAATAGAGACTATCCACCTCTCACAGAAGACCAAAAGGCTCAGATGAAAGAAGAGGATATTAAAAAATGGGAAGAGGCAGCAAAAAAGGGGCTATTGAATAATGACCCTATATTAAGCAGTTTTCTGAACAATATGAGGTATTACCTCTATAAAGCAGTACCTGGTCTTCCTTCAAGTTTGGATGTTATTACAGAAGCAGGGATTGAAACATTTAGTTACTTTGAGAGCAAAGAAGGGAAGCTTTATATAAAAGACGAAGGCAAACTTAGAGAAGCAATATCTAATAATTTAGATGCATTTGTAAAACTTTTCACTTACACCGACTCAGATCCCGATACACCAATAGAAAATCAAGGAATTTTACAGAGATTTTACAAGCTGGCAAATGATACTTTGAAGAAAATTTATGACACAGCAGGCAAGCCTTACTTTACAAGTTATTATGATCCCAATAGCTATATTGGTAAACAGTTAAGAAGCATTGCAGATCAAATGAATGCTGAACAAGAAAGATTAAAACAAATAGAGGATAGATACTACAGACAATTTACTCAGCTTGAACGACTGATTGCTCAAATGAATACACAAAGCTCATGGCTTTCTCAACAATTCAGTGGTAAGTAA
- the fliS gene encoding flagellar export chaperone FliS, giving the protein MDAAARYQEEVIMTKPPEELTLMLYDGCIRFIKAAMQAIDEKKLDKANENIIKAENIITELMSTLDMQYEISKNLMSLYDFIYRWLIQANLKKDKKYLQEALEIVEEMRNTWAEAIKIARQQKNK; this is encoded by the coding sequence ATGGATGCAGCAGCAAGATATCAAGAAGAGGTTATAATGACAAAACCACCTGAAGAGCTAACTTTAATGCTATATGATGGTTGTATCAGGTTTATTAAAGCTGCAATGCAAGCAATTGATGAAAAAAAGCTTGACAAGGCAAATGAGAACATTATAAAAGCCGAAAATATCATCACAGAGCTTATGTCAACCCTTGATATGCAATATGAGATATCAAAAAATTTGATGAGCCTATATGATTTTATCTACAGATGGCTTATTCAAGCAAATCTTAAAAAAGATAAGAAATATTTACAAGAGGCGCTTGAAATTGTTGAGGAGATGCGAAACACTTGGGCAGAGGCAATTAAGATTGCAAGACAGCAAAAAAATAAGTAA
- a CDS encoding flagellar protein FlgN, whose product MYEKLINLLEKKEELVDKFLELTNLQQEYILNDNFDELSEIVDKKAKLIERINILDDEFIKEFEGIKKAKNIKSFDEITDIDKETGILLKSLTSSIMEKLKVIKDIDEKNNILIRAKFDEVKRTIKTLRYKKEAIKDYTSYKQMDYHSGFDRKE is encoded by the coding sequence ATGTATGAAAAATTGATAAATCTTCTTGAAAAAAAGGAAGAGCTTGTTGATAAGTTTTTAGAACTTACAAATCTTCAACAGGAGTATATTTTAAATGACAATTTTGATGAATTATCTGAAATTGTCGATAAGAAAGCAAAGTTAATTGAAAGGATAAATATCCTCGACGATGAGTTTATAAAGGAGTTTGAGGGGATAAAAAAAGCAAAAAATATCAAAAGTTTTGATGAGATAACTGACATAGACAAAGAGACAGGCATTTTGCTCAAAAGCTTGACTTCATCTATTATGGAAAAGCTAAAAGTAATAAAGGACATTGACGAAAAAAATAATATCCTTATTCGCGCAAAGTTTGATGAGGTAAAAAGAACTATAAAAACACTTAGATACAAAAAAGAGGCTATAAAAGATTATACATCTTACAAACAAATGGACTATCATTCCGGGTTTGACAGAAAAGAATAA
- a CDS encoding DUF2442 domain-containing protein, producing MEYYPEVVQVIPTEDYKVYIYFDDGSIKLFDASSLLEKGEFQRLKDKKFFMERCTVLNGTLAWDVSGNYDETTCLDLDPLVLYQTCPDVDEPEWLIKQSEDKSIK from the coding sequence ATGGAATATTATCCTGAGGTTGTTCAGGTTATACCGACAGAAGACTATAAAGTTTATATTTATTTTGATGATGGCAGCATAAAACTCTTTGATGCCTCAAGTCTTCTTGAAAAGGGCGAATTTCAAAGACTTAAAGACAAAAAGTTTTTCATGGAAAGGTGCACGGTTTTAAATGGCACACTTGCATGGGATGTAAGCGGCAACTACGATGAAACAACCTGCCTTGATTTAGACCCACTTGTTCTGTATCAGACCTGTCCAGATGTAGATGAACCAGAATGGTTGATTAAACAAAGTGAGGACAAAAGTATTAAATAG
- a CDS encoding DUF4160 domain-containing protein, with protein MPEICIFYGIRITMYYDDHNPPHFHATYAGFEAEIDILNTRVIKGFLPKRQLKLVLAWAEIHKDELMQNWELAKDHKPLMRINPLV; from the coding sequence ATGCCAGAAATTTGCATCTTCTACGGCATAAGGATTACAATGTATTATGACGACCATAACCCTCCTCATTTTCATGCAACCTACGCCGGATTTGAAGCAGAAATTGATATTTTAAACACAAGGGTTATAAAAGGATTCTTGCCTAAAAGACAACTAAAACTTGTGCTGGCTTGGGCAGAAATTCATAAAGATGAGCTTATGCAAAACTGGGAACTTGCAAAAGATCACAAGCCACTGATGAGAATTAATCCTTTAGTGTAG
- the thpR gene encoding RNA 2',3'-cyclic phosphodiesterase: MRTFIGIDFPKSLKVQIVEVQSFLKSISKKGRWKYIDNFHLTLKFLGEIEYEKVEKIKQALEKNLKDFSRFSLKIYSCGYFKGHGNLRVVYLKPDGNLEKLNNLFSLVEDAMAEVGFQREKREYTPHITIAQDVVLNEPFENFQKYVENFSFDEIPVEKVILFLSEEIDRKRVYTPIFHIELV, from the coding sequence ATGCGAACATTCATTGGTATTGACTTTCCAAAAAGCTTAAAAGTGCAGATTGTTGAAGTACAAAGTTTTTTAAAGTCAATCAGCAAAAAAGGTAGATGGAAGTACATTGATAACTTTCATTTAACACTCAAATTCTTAGGTGAGATTGAATACGAAAAGGTAGAAAAAATCAAACAGGCGCTTGAAAAAAATTTAAAAGATTTTTCTCGTTTTTCATTGAAAATTTATTCGTGCGGATATTTTAAAGGGCATGGGAACTTGAGAGTTGTATATCTAAAACCAGATGGCAATCTTGAAAAACTTAATAACCTTTTTTCTCTTGTTGAGGACGCAATGGCAGAGGTTGGCTTTCAAAGAGAAAAAAGAGAATACACACCACACATAACAATTGCCCAGGATGTTGTGTTAAATGAACCTTTTGAGAATTTTCAAAAGTATGTTGAAAACTTTTCTTTTGATGAAATTCCTGTGGAAAAAGTCATTCTTTTTTTAAGCGAAGAGATAGATAGGAAAAGAGTCTATACACCTATATTTCATATTGAGCTTGTGTAA
- the proB gene encoding glutamate 5-kinase translates to MRNFGNVKKVVVKVGTSTVTYPTGKLNLSRLEKLARVLSDIKNEGRDIVLVTSGAVASGLGRLGLTKNHKTTQEKQALAAIGQGILMQIYEKLFGEYGVVVAQVLLTKDVVDEEKKMLNVKNTFEQLFKFGAIPIVNENDVVAIEELEFGDNDTLSAYVATIIGADLLIILSDIDGLYSCDPRLNKDAKLIREVFEIDSYIESIAGGAGSLNSTGGMQTKIEAAKIAMQNKIPMIIANGENPSILRDILAGKDVGTLFICKEVLSKRE, encoded by the coding sequence ATGCGAAACTTTGGAAATGTAAAAAAAGTTGTTGTAAAGGTTGGAACAAGCACTGTTACATATCCAACAGGCAAACTAAATCTTTCGCGACTGGAAAAACTTGCAAGAGTTCTTTCTGACATAAAAAATGAGGGAAGAGACATTGTGCTTGTCACATCTGGTGCTGTTGCCTCAGGCTTGGGACGGCTTGGGCTTACCAAAAATCATAAAACAACCCAGGAAAAACAGGCGCTTGCAGCTATTGGCCAGGGAATTTTAATGCAGATTTACGAAAAGCTTTTTGGTGAGTATGGAGTTGTTGTTGCCCAGGTACTTTTGACAAAAGATGTTGTTGATGAGGAAAAAAAGATGCTGAATGTTAAAAACACTTTTGAACAGCTTTTCAAGTTTGGTGCAATTCCAATTGTAAATGAAAACGACGTTGTTGCCATCGAAGAGCTTGAATTTGGCGACAATGACACGCTCTCTGCCTATGTTGCAACAATAATTGGCGCAGACCTTTTGATAATTCTTTCTGACATAGACGGGCTTTACTCATGTGACCCAAGACTGAACAAGGATGCAAAGCTCATAAGAGAGGTTTTTGAGATTGACTCATACATAGAGAGCATTGCAGGAGGAGCCGGATCTTTGAACTCAACTGGTGGTATGCAAACTAAAATTGAGGCAGCGAAGATTGCAATGCAAAATAAAATTCCTATGATAATTGCAAATGGAGAAAATCCTTCTATTTTGAGAGACATCTTAGCAGGGAAAGATGTTGGCACACTTTTTATTTGCAAAGAAGTATTATCAAAGAGGGAGTGA
- a CDS encoding glutamate-5-semialdehyde dehydrogenase, whose amino-acid sequence MSDLIQKAQKVKEASKKLMNLSESQKNLALSCISKKILDNMEYILVENKKDMENAQNKGIKGALLDRLKLTEDRIRQICKGIEDVIKLPDPVGEVISMWKRPNGLIIGQKRVPIGAIGIIYEARPNVTVDAAVLCLKAGNSVLLRGGSEAINSNVALVKTMKEGLIEAGIDEGSIEIVEDTSRETAVAMMKLNEYLDLLIPRGGANLIKTVVQNATVPVIETGVGNCHVFVDESADFEMAEKIVINAKTQRPGVCNAAEKLLVHKNIAESFLPMIVKKLMTKGVEIRGCSKTVEICKQNGIEVKEATEDDWYTEYLDLIIGVKVVDSIDAAIEHINKYGSKHSEAIVTRDYFNAQKFLDFVDAAACYVNASTRFTDGFEFGFGAEIGISTQKLHARGPMGLKELTTIKYIILGSGQVRE is encoded by the coding sequence ATGAGTGATTTAATTCAGAAGGCACAAAAGGTGAAAGAGGCTTCTAAAAAACTTATGAATCTTTCTGAAAGCCAGAAAAACCTTGCTTTGAGCTGCATATCAAAAAAGATTTTAGATAACATGGAATACATTCTTGTTGAAAACAAAAAAGACATGGAAAATGCACAAAACAAAGGTATAAAGGGTGCGCTTTTAGACAGGCTAAAACTAACAGAAGATAGAATAAGACAGATTTGCAAGGGGATAGAAGATGTTATAAAGCTTCCAGACCCAGTTGGCGAGGTCATTTCAATGTGGAAGCGCCCAAATGGGCTTATTATTGGACAAAAAAGAGTGCCAATTGGGGCAATTGGTATAATCTATGAGGCAAGACCAAATGTGACAGTTGACGCAGCTGTGCTGTGTTTAAAAGCAGGAAATAGTGTTCTTTTGCGAGGCGGCTCAGAAGCTATAAATTCTAATGTTGCACTTGTCAAGACGATGAAAGAGGGATTGATTGAAGCAGGGATTGATGAAGGTAGCATAGAGATTGTAGAAGACACATCGCGCGAGACAGCAGTGGCTATGATGAAGCTCAATGAATATTTAGACCTTTTGATTCCGCGCGGAGGAGCAAATTTGATAAAGACAGTTGTTCAAAATGCAACTGTGCCTGTAATTGAAACAGGTGTTGGCAACTGCCATGTGTTTGTTGATGAGAGCGCTGATTTTGAGATGGCGGAGAAAATTGTGATTAATGCAAAAACACAGCGGCCTGGTGTTTGCAATGCAGCTGAAAAGCTTTTAGTTCATAAAAATATAGCAGAGAGTTTTTTGCCAATGATTGTAAAAAAGCTTATGACAAAAGGTGTTGAAATAAGAGGTTGCAGTAAGACAGTTGAAATCTGCAAACAAAACGGTATAGAAGTAAAAGAGGCAACTGAAGATGACTGGTACACAGAGTATTTGGATTTGATAATAGGTGTGAAGGTTGTTGATAGCATTGATGCGGCAATAGAACACATAAATAAGTACGGTTCGAAACACTCAGAAGCAATTGTTACAAGAGATTATTTCAATGCACAAAAGTTTTTGGACTTTGTTGATGCAGCAGCTTGCTATGTAAACGCCTCAACAAGATTCACAGACGGATTTGAATTTGGCTTTGGCGCAGAGATTGGAATCTCTACTCAAAAGCTTCACGCAAGAGGTCCTATGGGACTAAAAGAGCTCACAACTATAAAATACATTATTCTTGGAAGCGGGCAGGTAAGAGAATAG
- a CDS encoding nucleotidyltransferase domain-containing protein has translation MVEELKGLYDDKLKKIVLYGSYAKGTQNEESDIDIAVLVDEDEQVLKDYENKLDEIISEIGYRSFKLISIVDISYQRYMQYKEILPYYKNIENEGIVLYG, from the coding sequence GTGGTTGAAGAGTTAAAAGGATTATATGATGATAAACTAAAAAAAATAGTCCTCTATGGTTCATATGCTAAAGGAACTCAAAATGAAGAATCTGATATTGATATAGCGGTATTAGTTGATGAGGACGAGCAAGTGTTAAAAGACTATGAAAATAAGTTGGATGAAATAATAAGTGAAATTGGATATAGAAGCTTTAAATTAATTTCTATAGTAGACATCAGTTATCAGAGATATATGCAATATAAAGAAATCTTACCTTACTATAAAAATATAGAGAACGAAGGGATTGTATTGTATGGATGA